The Vicia villosa cultivar HV-30 ecotype Madison, WI linkage group LG1, Vvil1.0, whole genome shotgun sequence genome includes a region encoding these proteins:
- the LOC131644064 gene encoding uncharacterized protein LOC131644064, with the protein MLQLFRQTHSTTKKTTELQHQKTMSENSEISASTSSRSLGEIPEISAIHLKIDLVSAAKRNITFLKSVAESQWLHHTNITVEAIRRYRDLWMPLISDLTVVDSSLPMILPPFDVEWVWFCHSLNPVSYRGYCERRFSKLIGRAVIHDEENREYALFRCREIWKSKYPFESFENEASSDSQDSDTVVVEDDVLKEVEKQRLLCCKFMEPYRTELVYLIAARQRYKAFLFMMQRFGSECGSRLVPASDILLMWLTHQSYPTVYMEDLKALALESCMQKVATLSETVKEKEFEETKKLWDRAFNQPYEKAGGDVPLTLEGAIAVKSPVSWEESDIDVNTKYRSLLPRFLLEACVFVRPKPRIKAFQKDTNREFLRFRMIKCHSELKLDEAISNFPFDSWKKAWHLYCEFGTKGVMLEYRRQGGGNCLKRSSRQDTVSFRWNDLLRADSLTLEKEVSGQVNVVVSITPPVQAPYLLKCVPDRVTDDSGVMISDVFLKMNNYRPQEGRWLSRTVLDHAGRVCFVIRIRIAGGFWRRGGETPSAVKWEDKIIEIREGSWSYVAGSIGRAPEKVVATATPKEHTEQCKTAWRFSTEDELIIQWDSSLSLSSLTFSLTNPTSPESSVKLLKGRQMQYKVKKTKSKIKSEDEDEGFLTVVRFTEDNQDGKATALLNWRLLVVEVLPEEDAVLMLLLCISILKSVSEMKKHDVGDLLVRRRLKQAKNGTKDWGSVILDPSSFGDSPYIQPWHWNAGLVMALDEGDQLKRQPVLSHSAVEGSEKLYKNGIIS; encoded by the exons ATGCTTCAACTCTTTCGTCAAACTCACTCCACTACCAAAAAAACAACTGAACTACAACACCAAAAAACCATGTCGGAGAATTCTGAAATATCTGCAAGCACGTCATCAAGAAGTCTCGGCGAGATACCGGAAATCTCCGCTATACATCTCAAAATCGATCTCGTATCAGCAGCCAAACGTAATATCACGTTCTTGAAAAGCGTTGCGGAATCTCAATGGCTTCATCATACAAACATTACAGTTGAAGCAATACGAAG GTACCGTGATTTATGGATGCCGTTGATCTCTGATCTGACCGTGGTTGACTCTTCTCTTCCTATGATTCTTCCTCCGTTTGATGTTGAGTGGGTTTGGTTCTGTCACAGTTTGAATCCTGTGAGTTATAGAGGATATTGTGAGAGGAGATTCTCGAAACTCATTGGTAGAGCGGTTATACATGACGAAGAGAATAGAGAATATGCGTTGTTTCGATGCAGAGAGATTTGGAAGAGTAAGTACCCCTTTGAGTCTTTTGAGAATGAAGCGAGTTCTGATTCGCAGGATTCTGATACAGTGGTTGTTGAGGATGATGTTCTTAAGGAAGTTGAGAAGCAAAGGTTGTTGTGTTGTAAGTTTATGGAACCGTATAGGACTGAGTTGGTGTACTTGATAGCAGCGAGACAGAGATATAAAGCTTTCTTGTTTATGATGCAAAGGTTTGGTTCTGAATGTGGTTCACGTTTGGTACCTGCTTCGGATATTTTGTTGATGTGGTTGACTCATCAGAGCTATCCAACAGTATATATGGAAGATTTGAAGGCATTGGCTTTGGAGAGTTGTATGCAGAAGGTTGCAACTTTGTCTGAAACTGTGAAGGAgaaagagtttgaagaaactaAGAAATTGTGGGATAGAGCATTCAATCAACCTTATGAGAAAGCCGGTGGAGATGTGCCTTTGACATTGGAAGGTGCTATCGCAGTCAAGTCCCCTGTCTCGTGGGAAGAATCAGACATAGATGTCAATACAAAGTATAGGTCTTTGCTTCCGCGGTTTTTACTCGAG GCGTGTGTATTTGTGAGGCCTAAGCCGAGAATAAAGGCATTCCAGAAGGATACAAACCGTGAGTTCCTACGCTTCCGAATGATTAAGTGTCATAGTGAGTTAAAGTTAGATGAAGCCATCTCCAATTTCCCCTTTGATTCGTGGAAAAAAGCCTGGCATCTTTACTGTGAGTTTGGAACTAAGGGGGTTATGCTCGAATATCGTCGTCAGGGTGGTGGCAACTGTCTGAAAAGAAGTAGCAGGCAAGATACTGTTTCATTCCGCTGGAATGATTTATTGAGAGCGGATTCTCTAACATTGGAAAAAGAAGTTAGTGGACAGGTGAATGTCGTTGTGTCAATAACGCCACCGGTTCAAGCACCTTACTTGTTGAAATGTGTACCTGATCGAGTCACGGATGATTCTGGGGTAATGATATCTGATGTTTTTCTAAAGATGAATAATTATCGCCCACAAGAAGGACGTTGGTTGTCTCGCACAGTTCTTGATCATGCAGGAAGGGTGTGTTTTGTTATTAGAATTCG GATAGCAGGAGGGTTTTGGAGAAGAGGAGGTGAAACTCCTTCAGCTGTAAAATGGGAAGATAAGATAATTGAAATACGCGAAGGATCTTGGTCTTATGTTGCTGGTTCCATTGGTAGAGCTCCTG AGAAGGTTGTGGCCACCGCAACACCAAAGGAACATACAGAACAATGTAAAACAGCATGGCGCTTTTCAACAGAAGATGAACTGATTATACAGTGGGATTCATCGCTATCATTATCAAGTCTCACCTTTAGTTTGACAAATCCAACATCTCCAGAGTCATCG GTGAAGTTATTGAAAGGGAGGCAAATGCAATATAAAGTGAAGAAAACAAAGTCTAAGATCAAAAGCGAAGACGAGGACGAGGGTTTTCTAACGGTAGTACGTTTCACAGAAGATAACCAAGATGGAAAAGCAACAGCTCTACTTAATTGGAGGCTGTTGGTTGTCGAAGTATTGCCTGAAGAAGACGCTGTATTGATGCTTCTCCTTTGCATTTCAATACTGAAAAGTGTATCCGAAATGAAAAAACACGACGTGGGAGATTTGTTGGTGAGGAGAAGATTAAAGCAAGCGAAAAACGGTACTAAGGATTGGGGTTCTGTGATACTTGATCCATCATCATTTGGTGATTCACCTTATATTCAACCTTGGCATTGGAATGCCGGGCTGGTGATGGCATTGGATGAAGGAGATCAACTTAAAAGGCAGCCAGTATTAAGTCATTCTGCAGTGGAAGGCAGTGAAAAGTTATACAAGAATGGGATTATCAGTTaa